In Melospiza melodia melodia isolate bMelMel2 chromosome 11, bMelMel2.pri, whole genome shotgun sequence, the following proteins share a genomic window:
- the LEPROT gene encoding leptin receptor gene-related protein, which yields MAGVKALVALSFSGAIGLTFLMLGCALEYYGVYWPLFVLIFYFICPIPHFIAKRVGDDSDAASSACRELAYFFTTGIVVSAFGFPIILARVEAIKWGACGLVLAGNAVIFLTILGFFLVFGRGDDFSWEQW from the exons ATGGCGGGCGTGAAAG CTCTCGTGGCCTTGTCGTTCAGCGGAGCCATCGGGCTGACGTTCCTCATGCTGGGCTGCGCCCTGGAGTACTACGG cgtgtACTGGCCCCTGTTTGTGCTGATCTTTTACTTCATCTGCCCCATTCCCCACTTCATTGCCAAGAGGGTGGGAGATGACAGCGATGCAGccagcagtgcctgcagggagctggcctATTTCTTCACCACGGGAATTGTTGTCTCTGCCTTTGGATTCCCCATCATCCTGGCACGGGTGGAAGCA ATCAAGTGGGGAGCCTGTGGCCTGGTGCTGGCTGGCAATGCAGTCATTTTCCTGACCATTCTGGgctttttccttgtctttggCAGAGGAGATGACTTCAGCTGGGAGCAGTGGTAG